A window of the Helianthus annuus cultivar XRQ/B chromosome 4, HanXRQr2.0-SUNRISE, whole genome shotgun sequence genome harbors these coding sequences:
- the LOC110934052 gene encoding protein FAR-RED IMPAIRED RESPONSE 1-like: MMFVPFTGVDNHYRNVTLGAAIIGNETAETYSWLLNAFRQAFGRAPPVIVTDQDPTMRKAIQDTWPESRHGLCMWHIIDKLTTKVGANLCNSTDFKKRLCDIVWTDALLPEQFETEWGVILTDFNLVNHEWLQSIYEIRDTWIPTYYRDEHMSGLMRTSSRSESENHFFGQFCNPNCTLVEFLGHFDFAIEAQRYEHRKNDHDTRHTNPQIFAKEFVLEQQAANIFTRTIFFDAQLEIQTAIHKCGIGKWDEMEDNFVNFSVKDFSQTCTTFFQVMMR; the protein is encoded by the exons ATGATGTTCGTACCTTTTACCGGTGTTGACAATCACTATCGTAATGTTACCTTGGGTGCTGCTATAATCGGTAATGAAACTGCCGAAACATATAGCTGGTTGCTTAACGCATTTCGGCAGGCATTTGGGCGCGCACCACCTGTAATTGTAACTGATCAAGACCCAACGATGAGGAAAGCTATTCAAGATACTTGGCCTGAAAGTAGGCACGGGCTTTGCATGTGGCATATAATAGACAAACTTACTACCaag GTTGGCGCCAACCTATGCAATAGCACTGATTTTAAGAAGAGGTTGTGTGATATTGTTTGGACTGATGCATTACTACCCGAACAGTTTGAAACCGAATGGGGTGTTATATTGACTGATTTTAATTTGGTGAATCATGAATGGTTACAGTCTATTTACGAGATTAGGGATACATGGATCCCTACGTACTATCGTGATGAACACATGTCTGGGCTGATGCGTACTTCGTCACGTTCGGAGAGTGAGAACCATTTCTTTGGGCAGTTTTGCAACCCGAACTGTACGCTTGTTGAATTCTTGGGCCATTTTGACTTTGCAATTGAAGCCCAAAGATACGAGCACAGGAAGAATGATCACGATACTAGGCACACGAACCCCCAAATATTTGCAAAAGAGTTTGTCTTAGAACAACAAGCAGCAAACATTTTCACACGAACAATTTTCTTCGATGCACAACTTGAAATTCAGACAGCCATTCACAAGTGTGGTATTGGAAAATGGGATGAAATGGAGGATAACTTTGTGAACTTCTCTGTGAAGGACTTTTCTCAAACGTGTACTACATTTTTTCAG GTTATGATGCGCTAG
- the LOC110934053 gene encoding protein FAR1-RELATED SEQUENCE 5-like, translating into MDSGDADITTYQPVGNVHVSLNSGRRTFIPDVDDSIKPQMHMTFDSLENAFLFYQRYAKVGGFTARKGTQYEPRKGVLHNKWFLCSKEGTKPLKAIDSTQEVGSSNDNSKSKITRRVPSIRTRCEACIRVKLTPDNLYEVYYFEESHNHSFVAEDDRYLLPENRGINYVQEEAVNALSAINVGPVRAFNIMRTLYGGFNKVGATKVDFKNFKRDLNRYIAEYDADMVIKRLRRKKEFMPNFSMEYLTTDDGILRALFWADGDTKRNFHTFGDVVSFDATYRRNKFVS; encoded by the exons GCGATGCAG ATATCACTACATACCAGCCCGTTGGTAATGTTCATGTGTCCCTAAATTCTGGAAGGAGGACATTTATACCAGATGTCGATGATTCGATTAAACCTCAGATGCATATGACGTTTGATTCGCTCGAAAATGCCTTTCTTTTTTACCAAAGATATGCTAAGGTGGGAGGTTTCACAGCTAGGAAGGGTACTCAATACGAGCCTCGAAAGGGTGTCTTACATAATAAATGGTTCCTATGCTCAAAAGAGGGTACTAAACCCTTAAAGGCGATTGACTCGACTCAGGAAGTTGGTAGTTCTAATGATAACTCGAAGTCTAAGATTACTCGCAGGGTTCCTTCTATAAGGACCAGATGTGAAGCGTGCATTCGGGTTAAGTTAACCCCGGATAATCTTTACGAGGTTTATTACTTCGAGGAGTCGCATAATCACTCATTTGTTGCTGAAGATGACAGGTACCTGCTTCCTGAAAACAGAGGAATCAATTACGTACAGGAAGAAGCCGTAAATGCTTTGAGTGCCATAAACGTTGGTCCAGTTAGAGCGTTTAACATTATGAGGACTCTTTATGGAGGTTTTAACAAGGTAGGTGCCACGAAAGTTGACTTCAAAAACTTCAAGAGAGACTTAAATAGGTATATAGCTGAGTACGATGCTGACATGGTTATTAAACGACTAAGAAGGAAGAAAGAATTTATGCCCAATTTCTCTATGGAATACCTAACAACTGACGATGGCATTTTACGTGCGTTGTTCTGGGCCGATGGAGATACAAAGAGAAATTTTCATACGTTTGGGGATGTTGTGTCCTTTGATGCTACTTATCGTCGTAACAAGTTTGTATCCTAA